The Malus domestica chromosome 08, GDT2T_hap1 genomic interval CTTCCaatttcatcttctttttcttccaatttttctttatgCAGGGGGCAGATCAGTATGCAGGTCCAACTATAGATGATCGGTCTTCAGTGTTGACTGCTGCTTCAGAATCCAGCTGGCCAGCTTTGACCTCGTTCAGCGGAAGTTTTATCTTGGGCGACAACCTCTTTACTTCCTCTAATGTGTAGATAAAAATCTTCCTTACCATGCTGCAGAACTCACTGCAATATGATGCATAGAATTTACAGGACGAAAATCCAAAGGGGCAAAACATAAATGATAAAGAAATTAGAATCCATAGACCAGATTGCAGCAATTAGATTAATTTTCAAGAGCAAACTAAGAACAGTGGAGCAAACAAAGTTTAGATTCATTATCCTAATTATTTCTGGTCAATATCATAAGGGGGAAGGATACCCAAAAATTATGTAAATAAAAAGGAATCCTCAGTTATATTGTCCCGACACCATCTAATCGTTAAGTTTCTTTTAAGAAGAGTGGTCTCCTAATCCCGACTGCTACTAATTCTTAGATTCCCGATAAGATACAATTGAAGCACTTTAAAACAATTAATTTTCAAGTTTGAGACTCaaatgaggaattaaagaatTGGTCAAATGAACTTACTGCCATGGATCATCCCCAACCATCATCATGTCATCTTCATCATCGGTGTAGACAACCTGCCATTTCTTTGTAGATCCACAGAGTTCACCTTCAATATCGAACATCTCTTCTAGTTTCTTAAGCAGATCCTCGTACCGCTCAAACCGTGTCAAATCTACAGCCCTTCCAACAGCAATCCCTTGCATGTGAACCTAAGAcatttaaaaaagaaagaaaaactcaGTCAGATGGTCACCACCAACACCTAAGGCCCAATGACTTCTTAAAAGAAGGAATAAAGTGGCATGAACCAGTGCAAAGTCCAATTCAAAAAGTAATGTAATAATAAACAcactaaaaggtcgtacccagtgcacaaggctcccgctttacgcagggtctgggagtaATAATAAACACACTACGGAAAAGAAATATGTGGTCATGTTTAGACATTGATATTTACAAGTTCAGACCATACAGAGCCAGAAACTGCAACAAAAGCAGTAAAAGGGCGGGAAATATTATCAGCTTGAGGGATAAAAACGACATGAACTACCTTTGTGCAGCTCCGGATTTGCCTGCTTTGAGATTCCTGTGGTGATCTCAGACATGACTTCTCAGCATCACAACTTCCTGAAGGAAGATCAGATCGATTGAGATTTGATGGTTCTGAATGTTGGTCAGATTCCGCATCAAATGATGAAACTGGTAGAGTATCCCCCAACTTTCCAGATACCGTAACCACAGGAGAAGTCTCTTCTAAATTAGAATTTTCAAGTAGCTGAATTCCGAACAGCCTACAGCCATTCCCAGTGCTTTGTCTCCTTTCCCCACAATCTTTGTTCATAACAGGTGAAAAAGGCTCGGTTACACCATCAACTCGATTAGGCCAAAACATTGAGTTCCCAGAAACGGCAGCAAGAGAATTATTCCCAGTAAAGCACAGAGAATTGGGTTTTGAAGCAGAATTATACTTGGGAGATGGATAAATGTCTCGACCACGCTGTGAGTCGCTATAGGAGAAAGCCGAAGGAGACTCAGCTTTGGATTTCCATTCACCTAGTAAACAAAGAACATACAAGAATTTAGAATAAAAAAGTCAAAACAGATTAGGAATGGCACGTCCCTATGTAAACAAACATACCCAGTGCAGAAAGGTCTGGGGATGGCGAAGGTAAAACAGGAGGCCGAGCCCGCTTATTCCTCAGTGCAGGTTGGGAGTTTTGGGGAGTAGTTGCCACCAAGGGCTCCAAATCCCATGGTGATACTCGATCTGGTCGCAATATTGATGAGGGCTCATCCCATTGGACCTGAAAAGTTAAACACCCcgacaaataaataaatctttGCTATATGGTTCATCTTCAACTGATGACACTTAAATCTTGACACACCTtaaagaaaaaagttatttgtcttgaaaaaaaaaaaaaagaggagataATAATGCCTCTAGATGTGGTTTCCCATCACAAAACCATAGTGTGATTTAACTCCAAATGTCTATGGCCACAGTCAATATATTCTTGTAGGACTGACTCAAAACTCAATTTAGAAACATCATTGGAAAAAATACCTTTAGTGATCTCCACTCAGAATTCGCCCATCCAGGTGCCGTATTATCTCCAACTCCAACAATTGTACCACTGAACCTGTAGTGTGGTAAAAAATGGTTAGGTCAGACTGTTAATGACTTCATTCAGAAAAACCAAGCAGGGAAAACATACCTTCTTTCAGGAACTTCCTCACCCTCAAATCTCATCTTAAACCTCATCCCAACAGATAGCTTCTGACTGCGAGCTTCAATGTACTTGTTAACACTTACAAGGAACTCAGACCGACTTGTTCTGGCACAAATGGACCCAGCAAATAATATTTTGTCAGGAATCAggataaatttgagaaataaaacaAATGACCCAGCTACCCATTAACTTATCAAGAGATGTCTCATTCCTCCAACAAGGTAAGTATATTCTAATAGAGTAACATCAAGAGATGAAATAACCCAACCAACTAGGCTGCCAACCTTTTTTAAATATACTCTTAACAGAAATGATTATGCCAGCACCAATAACAAAACTCTTCAACATATTTAGGGAcagtttgataactatttcgttttttagtttttagttttcattttttctgtCAGATAAGAGGGCATATacaagagagaatgagagatatAGAAGAATGGAGGAAGAAAGGAAGGAGGGACATATGCAGAAGAAATATATACAGATGGTTACACAGaatgaaaactaaatcaaaatcTGATTAAAGATGTTTTTACtttcaagattttgttttcattcattCTTTTTGCTTTCCCTCCCTCCTTATCCATCCTTCTTATCCATCCTTTCTCCATACACTTTCCCCATATCTCAAGCacaaaaagtgaaaactaaaaatgaaatggttatcaaatagGATTTTAGTCTAAACACCATTATTCACTCGTACAAAATCAGAGTGCAATATATAAGAAATAGTCTGAGAAATTACACATAATAAGACTAGAAGGACATTGGTAACAAATAAGATATGATAAGAACTCATTCGACTCCATATAAAGCAAAGGAGACAAGACCTTGGCTTGTAGAATACAGAAAATAGTGTCCCAGTTGCAATGGCATGAGATGCAGTCGCCAAAACTCCAAGATGCATGCTGTGACTAGAAATAACAGAAGATGGCATATTGCTTGGTTGTCTCATGAGTCTCCTTACTCCAACACGCAGCTCTCCATTTTCACCTCTGGAACATACATGTAAAATGACATATAAGCAAACAATACACCAACTTAATGTTAAGGTAACAGAGAAAAGATAATTAGTCCTCCTTATTGACTACAGACTTGCCTTAGGAATATAAATGCATCCCCAGCTACTAATTTCTTAGAACTCACAAAAACACTCCATCCAGTTGTGAGCAAGTGGCGCCTTGGTTGCCCTGGTTTGTTTTAGAAGAGGAAAAATATAGAACAATACAAAAGTGTAGGGTCTCACTATCATGCTGATAACAGCATAAAATTAAGGCAAAAAAAAC includes:
- the LOC103441991 gene encoding auxin response factor 1; amino-acid sequence: MAFSASNHPQGSSRTGTPGDALYKELWHACAGPLVTLPREGERVYYFPQGHMEQLEASMHQGSEQQMPSFNLPSKILCKVVNVQLRAEPETDEVYAQVTLLPEADQSEVTSPDPPLPETPQCTVHSFCKTLTASDTSTHGGFSVLRRHADDCLPPLDMTQQPPWQELVASDLHGNEWHFRHIFRGQPRRHLLTTGWSVFVSSKKLVAGDAFIFLRGENGELRVGVRRLMRQPSNMPSSVISSHSMHLGVLATASHAIATGTLFSVFYKPRTSRSEFLVSVNKYIEARSQKLSVGMRFKMRFEGEEVPERRFSGTIVGVGDNTAPGWANSEWRSLKVQWDEPSSILRPDRVSPWDLEPLVATTPQNSQPALRNKRARPPVLPSPSPDLSALGEWKSKAESPSAFSYSDSQRGRDIYPSPKYNSASKPNSLCFTGNNSLAAVSGNSMFWPNRVDGVTEPFSPVMNKDCGERRQSTGNGCRLFGIQLLENSNLEETSPVVTVSGKLGDTLPVSSFDAESDQHSEPSNLNRSDLPSGSCDAEKSCLRSPQESQSRQIRSCTKVHMQGIAVGRAVDLTRFERYEDLLKKLEEMFDIEGELCGSTKKWQVVYTDDEDDMMMVGDDPWHEFCSMVRKIFIYTLEEVKRLSPKIKLPLNEVKAGQLDSEAAVNTEDRSSIVGPAY